A window from Megalobrama amblycephala isolate DHTTF-2021 linkage group LG9, ASM1881202v1, whole genome shotgun sequence encodes these proteins:
- the trim46b gene encoding tripartite motif-containing 46b isoform X1, translating into MLRRHVACYWFNLFSWLETASRFTFIAVKCVYHGKSHIFATSVLSCEVRQDPVMAPRFQVKSSMKSMEQELQCPVCKDIVKQPIVLPCLHSVCLMCASEVLVQSGYPQPELPPEPNSPASTPNMRSPRQMRRPLPKSDRVDRLLRSGSGTYPGRRRKEGPPTVMLFPCAPCGRDVELGERGLAECMRNLTLERIVERYRHTVSLGSVAVMCQFCKPPQALEATKGCSDCRASFCNECFKLYHPWGTPRAQHEHVQPTLNFRPKVLTCPEHDQERLQFYCKSCQMLLCSLCKLRRVHAGHKIAPITQAYQSLKDKITKELNYILSNQDMVLTQITQLESAVTQTEVNSVSAKEQLSHCVKEIMALLTERQTMLAQALESSRQRRAEALANQVAEKRSLLEHAGLMAFTQELLKENDPSSFVHAARLTHNRLAQSIESMQRFSLSADPSFRHFQLDVSRELKLLTDLNFIQAPLAPVIDTQRTLAYDQLFLCWRLPQDSTPAWHFSVEFRRRGVVPGGGARGGIHGALAAARWGWQRLEEVTGTCAVIDRLEMDSVYVLRVRGCNKAGFGEYSEEVYLHTPPAPVLNFYLDSRWGLHADRLVVSKEQRCARSVPGLSLLQAADRALTSCHLTADLLVGDVAITQGRHYWACSVEPGSYLVKVGVGLESKLQEWFHLPQDMASPRYDPDSGHDSGAEDSSDSPPPFSFLTMGMGKIYLPSSPNSHHGNANYRESGFTNGNGPSSPNGVTYPLPPRLGICLDFEKGRVTFYDAHSLRPLWEGPVDCSAPVCPAFCFIGGGALQLQELVANRNANQTPVRRVTIQSRVTKLN; encoded by the exons ATGCTTCGACGGCATGTGGCGTGTTactggtttaatttatttagctGGCTGGAAACTGCAAGTAGGTTTACATTCATTGCAGTTAAATGTGTGTATCACGGTAAGTCGCACATATTTGCGACATCAGTGCTCTCATGTGAAGTACGGCAGGATCCCGTAATGGCGCCCAGATTTCAGGTGAAG TCCAGTATGAAGAGTATGGAGCAGGAATTGCAGTGTCCTGTGTGCAAGGACATTGTAAAGCAGCCAATTGTACTTCCTTGCCTGCACAGCGTGTGTCTCATGTGTGCCTCTGAGGTGCTGGTTCAGAGCGGGTACCCTCAGCCCGAGCTCCCTCCGGAGCCCAACTCGCCCGCTTCCACCCCCAACATGCGGTCCCCGCGGCAGATGCGTAGACCCTTGCCTAAGTCTGACCGCGTGGACCGGCTGTTGCGCTCAG GCTCTGGGACGTACCCAGGTCGCAGGCGAAAGGAAGGCCCTCCAACTGTCATGCTTTTCCCTTGCGCCCCCTGTGGGCGAGATGTAGAACTAGGTGAGAGAGGATTGGCTGAGTGCATGAGGAACCTTACACTGGAGAGAATTGTAGAAAG GTACAGGCACACAGTGAGTCTGGGCAGTGTGGCTGTGATGTGTCAGTTCTGTAAACCCCCACAGGCCCTGGAGGCCACTAAAGGTTGTTCAGACTGCAGAGCCAGCTTCTGTAACGAGTGCTTCAAACTCTACCACCCCTGGGGGACTCCCCGCGCCCAGCACGAACACGTTCAGCCCACCCTGAACTTCAGGCCAAAG GTGCTGACATGTCCAGAACATGATCAGGAGAGGCTGCAGTTTTACTGTAAGTCATGTCAGATGCTTCTTTGTTCACTTTGTAAACTGCGCCGAGTCCATGCGGGTCACAAGATCGCACCCATCACCCAAGCCTACCAGAGTCTCAAG GACAAGATCACCAAGGAGCTGAACTACATTCTGTCCAATCAAGACATGGTGTTGACTCAGATCACTCAGTTGGAGAGTGCTGTCACTCAAACTGAG GTGAACAGCGTATCAGCCAAAGAGCAGCTCTCTCACTGCGTGAAGGAGATAATGGCGCTGCTAACTGAGAGACAGACAATGCTGGCTCAAGCTCTGGAAAGCTCGCGGCAGAGAAGGGCAGAGGCCTTAGCCAATCAGGTGGCTGAAAAACGCAGCCTGCTGGAGCACGCCGGCTTGATGGCTTTCACTCAAGAGCTGCTCAAAGAAAATGACCCATCGAGTTTTGTGCATGCAGCCAGATTAACACACAACAG attGGCCCAGTCTATTGAATCTATGCAgcgtttctctctctctgccgaTCCCTCATTCCGTCACTTCCAGCTTGATGTTTCCAGAGAGCTCAAACTCCTCACAGACCTGAACTTCATTCAGG CCCCTCTCGCTCCTGTGATCGACACCCAGCGAACCCTTGCCTACGACCAGCTCTTCCTCTGTTGGCGGTTGCCTCAAGACTCCACTCCTGCCTGGCATTTTTCTGTGGAATTCCGACGGCGTGGGGTGGTTCCAGGGGGCGGGGCAAGAGGAGGGATTCACGGGGCATTGGCTGCCGCTCGCTGGGGCTGGCAGAGATTGGAGGAGGTGACCGGGACCTGCGCGGTGATTGACAGGCTAGAGATGGACAGTGTGTATGTGCTGAGGGTGAGAGGCTGCAATAAGGCCGGCTTCGGAGAATACAGTGAGGAAGTATATTTACACACACCACCAGCTCCAG TGTTGAATTTTTACCTGGACTCTCGTTGGGGTCTGCATGCGGACAGACTGGTGGTGAGTAAGGAGCAGCGTTGTGCCCGCAGTGTGCCTGGTCTGTCCCTGCTGCAGGCCGCCGATCGGGCCCTCACTTCCTGTCACCTGACAGCGGATCTGCTTGTGGGTGATGTGGCCATAACGCAGGGCCGACACTATTGGGCATGTTCAGTGGAGCCCGGCTCATATCTGGTCAAG GTTGGAGTGGGCCTGGAGTCCAAACTTCAAGAGTGGTTTCATCTGCCTCAAGACATGGCTAGTCCAAG ATATGATCCAGACAGCGGCCATGACAGTGGAGCCGAGGATTCGTCagattctcctccccctttctctTTCCTCACAATGGGCATGGGCAAGATCTACCTGCCCTCCTCCCCCAACTCCCATCACGGCAATGCTAATTACCGAGAGTCTGGCTTCACCAATGGCAACGGCCCTTCTTCTCCAAATGGTGTCACCTATCCACTGCCTCCGAGACTAGGAATTTGTCTCGACTTTGAGAAGGGCCGTGTCACGTTTTACGATGCCCACTCTCTCCGCCCACTATGGGAGGGACCTGTGGACTGCTCCGCCCCCGTATGCCCTGCATTCTGTTTCATTGGAGGCGGAGCTCTGCAGCTACAGGAGCTGGTAGCCAATCGCAACGCAAATCAAACCCCTGTAAGACGAGTCACCATTCAATCACGTGTTACCAAACTGAACTGA
- the trim46b gene encoding tripartite motif-containing 46b isoform X2, with product MKSMEQELQCPVCKDIVKQPIVLPCLHSVCLMCASEVLVQSGYPQPELPPEPNSPASTPNMRSPRQMRRPLPKSDRVDRLLRSGSGTYPGRRRKEGPPTVMLFPCAPCGRDVELGERGLAECMRNLTLERIVERYRHTVSLGSVAVMCQFCKPPQALEATKGCSDCRASFCNECFKLYHPWGTPRAQHEHVQPTLNFRPKVLTCPEHDQERLQFYCKSCQMLLCSLCKLRRVHAGHKIAPITQAYQSLKDKITKELNYILSNQDMVLTQITQLESAVTQTEVNSVSAKEQLSHCVKEIMALLTERQTMLAQALESSRQRRAEALANQVAEKRSLLEHAGLMAFTQELLKENDPSSFVHAARLTHNRLAQSIESMQRFSLSADPSFRHFQLDVSRELKLLTDLNFIQAPLAPVIDTQRTLAYDQLFLCWRLPQDSTPAWHFSVEFRRRGVVPGGGARGGIHGALAAARWGWQRLEEVTGTCAVIDRLEMDSVYVLRVRGCNKAGFGEYSEEVYLHTPPAPVLNFYLDSRWGLHADRLVVSKEQRCARSVPGLSLLQAADRALTSCHLTADLLVGDVAITQGRHYWACSVEPGSYLVKVGVGLESKLQEWFHLPQDMASPRYDPDSGHDSGAEDSSDSPPPFSFLTMGMGKIYLPSSPNSHHGNANYRESGFTNGNGPSSPNGVTYPLPPRLGICLDFEKGRVTFYDAHSLRPLWEGPVDCSAPVCPAFCFIGGGALQLQELVANRNANQTPVRRVTIQSRVTKLN from the exons ATGAAGAGTATGGAGCAGGAATTGCAGTGTCCTGTGTGCAAGGACATTGTAAAGCAGCCAATTGTACTTCCTTGCCTGCACAGCGTGTGTCTCATGTGTGCCTCTGAGGTGCTGGTTCAGAGCGGGTACCCTCAGCCCGAGCTCCCTCCGGAGCCCAACTCGCCCGCTTCCACCCCCAACATGCGGTCCCCGCGGCAGATGCGTAGACCCTTGCCTAAGTCTGACCGCGTGGACCGGCTGTTGCGCTCAG GCTCTGGGACGTACCCAGGTCGCAGGCGAAAGGAAGGCCCTCCAACTGTCATGCTTTTCCCTTGCGCCCCCTGTGGGCGAGATGTAGAACTAGGTGAGAGAGGATTGGCTGAGTGCATGAGGAACCTTACACTGGAGAGAATTGTAGAAAG GTACAGGCACACAGTGAGTCTGGGCAGTGTGGCTGTGATGTGTCAGTTCTGTAAACCCCCACAGGCCCTGGAGGCCACTAAAGGTTGTTCAGACTGCAGAGCCAGCTTCTGTAACGAGTGCTTCAAACTCTACCACCCCTGGGGGACTCCCCGCGCCCAGCACGAACACGTTCAGCCCACCCTGAACTTCAGGCCAAAG GTGCTGACATGTCCAGAACATGATCAGGAGAGGCTGCAGTTTTACTGTAAGTCATGTCAGATGCTTCTTTGTTCACTTTGTAAACTGCGCCGAGTCCATGCGGGTCACAAGATCGCACCCATCACCCAAGCCTACCAGAGTCTCAAG GACAAGATCACCAAGGAGCTGAACTACATTCTGTCCAATCAAGACATGGTGTTGACTCAGATCACTCAGTTGGAGAGTGCTGTCACTCAAACTGAG GTGAACAGCGTATCAGCCAAAGAGCAGCTCTCTCACTGCGTGAAGGAGATAATGGCGCTGCTAACTGAGAGACAGACAATGCTGGCTCAAGCTCTGGAAAGCTCGCGGCAGAGAAGGGCAGAGGCCTTAGCCAATCAGGTGGCTGAAAAACGCAGCCTGCTGGAGCACGCCGGCTTGATGGCTTTCACTCAAGAGCTGCTCAAAGAAAATGACCCATCGAGTTTTGTGCATGCAGCCAGATTAACACACAACAG attGGCCCAGTCTATTGAATCTATGCAgcgtttctctctctctgccgaTCCCTCATTCCGTCACTTCCAGCTTGATGTTTCCAGAGAGCTCAAACTCCTCACAGACCTGAACTTCATTCAGG CCCCTCTCGCTCCTGTGATCGACACCCAGCGAACCCTTGCCTACGACCAGCTCTTCCTCTGTTGGCGGTTGCCTCAAGACTCCACTCCTGCCTGGCATTTTTCTGTGGAATTCCGACGGCGTGGGGTGGTTCCAGGGGGCGGGGCAAGAGGAGGGATTCACGGGGCATTGGCTGCCGCTCGCTGGGGCTGGCAGAGATTGGAGGAGGTGACCGGGACCTGCGCGGTGATTGACAGGCTAGAGATGGACAGTGTGTATGTGCTGAGGGTGAGAGGCTGCAATAAGGCCGGCTTCGGAGAATACAGTGAGGAAGTATATTTACACACACCACCAGCTCCAG TGTTGAATTTTTACCTGGACTCTCGTTGGGGTCTGCATGCGGACAGACTGGTGGTGAGTAAGGAGCAGCGTTGTGCCCGCAGTGTGCCTGGTCTGTCCCTGCTGCAGGCCGCCGATCGGGCCCTCACTTCCTGTCACCTGACAGCGGATCTGCTTGTGGGTGATGTGGCCATAACGCAGGGCCGACACTATTGGGCATGTTCAGTGGAGCCCGGCTCATATCTGGTCAAG GTTGGAGTGGGCCTGGAGTCCAAACTTCAAGAGTGGTTTCATCTGCCTCAAGACATGGCTAGTCCAAG ATATGATCCAGACAGCGGCCATGACAGTGGAGCCGAGGATTCGTCagattctcctccccctttctctTTCCTCACAATGGGCATGGGCAAGATCTACCTGCCCTCCTCCCCCAACTCCCATCACGGCAATGCTAATTACCGAGAGTCTGGCTTCACCAATGGCAACGGCCCTTCTTCTCCAAATGGTGTCACCTATCCACTGCCTCCGAGACTAGGAATTTGTCTCGACTTTGAGAAGGGCCGTGTCACGTTTTACGATGCCCACTCTCTCCGCCCACTATGGGAGGGACCTGTGGACTGCTCCGCCCCCGTATGCCCTGCATTCTGTTTCATTGGAGGCGGAGCTCTGCAGCTACAGGAGCTGGTAGCCAATCGCAACGCAAATCAAACCCCTGTAAGACGAGTCACCATTCAATCACGTGTTACCAAACTGAACTGA
- the trim46b gene encoding tripartite motif-containing 46b isoform X3 — protein sequence MLRRHVACYWFNLFSWLETASRFTFIAVKCVYHGKSHIFATSVLSCEVRQDPVMAPRFQVKSSMKSMEQELQCPVCKDIVKQPIVLPCLHSVCLMCASEVLVQSGYPQPELPPEPNSPASTPNMRSPRQMRRPLPKSDRVDRLLRSGSGTYPGRRRKEGPPTVMLFPCAPCGRDVELGERGLAECMRNLTLERIVERYRHTVSLGSVAVMCQFCKPPQALEATKGCSDCRASFCNECFKLYHPWGTPRAQHEHVQPTLNFRPKVLTCPEHDQERLQFYCKSCQMLLCSLCKLRRVHAGHKIAPITQAYQSLKDKITKELNYILSNQDMVLTQITQLESAVTQTEVNSVSAKEQLSHCVKEIMALLTERQTMLAQALESSRQRRAEALANQVAEKRSLLEHAGLMAFTQELLKENDPSSFVHAARLTHNRLAQSIESMQRFSLSADPSFRHFQLDVSRELKLLTDLNFIQAPLAPVIDTQRTLAYDQLFLCWRLPQDSTPAWHFSVEFRRRGVVPGGGARGGIHGALAAARWGWQRLEEVTGTCAVIDRLEMDSVYVLRVRGCNKAGFGEYSEEVYLHTPPAPALLTTALYCHLPCFLFIALKTLSVIVSLFLFIFPSSFYYLSHLFFNSPVCLFSTQNPRCSEIF from the exons ATGCTTCGACGGCATGTGGCGTGTTactggtttaatttatttagctGGCTGGAAACTGCAAGTAGGTTTACATTCATTGCAGTTAAATGTGTGTATCACGGTAAGTCGCACATATTTGCGACATCAGTGCTCTCATGTGAAGTACGGCAGGATCCCGTAATGGCGCCCAGATTTCAGGTGAAG TCCAGTATGAAGAGTATGGAGCAGGAATTGCAGTGTCCTGTGTGCAAGGACATTGTAAAGCAGCCAATTGTACTTCCTTGCCTGCACAGCGTGTGTCTCATGTGTGCCTCTGAGGTGCTGGTTCAGAGCGGGTACCCTCAGCCCGAGCTCCCTCCGGAGCCCAACTCGCCCGCTTCCACCCCCAACATGCGGTCCCCGCGGCAGATGCGTAGACCCTTGCCTAAGTCTGACCGCGTGGACCGGCTGTTGCGCTCAG GCTCTGGGACGTACCCAGGTCGCAGGCGAAAGGAAGGCCCTCCAACTGTCATGCTTTTCCCTTGCGCCCCCTGTGGGCGAGATGTAGAACTAGGTGAGAGAGGATTGGCTGAGTGCATGAGGAACCTTACACTGGAGAGAATTGTAGAAAG GTACAGGCACACAGTGAGTCTGGGCAGTGTGGCTGTGATGTGTCAGTTCTGTAAACCCCCACAGGCCCTGGAGGCCACTAAAGGTTGTTCAGACTGCAGAGCCAGCTTCTGTAACGAGTGCTTCAAACTCTACCACCCCTGGGGGACTCCCCGCGCCCAGCACGAACACGTTCAGCCCACCCTGAACTTCAGGCCAAAG GTGCTGACATGTCCAGAACATGATCAGGAGAGGCTGCAGTTTTACTGTAAGTCATGTCAGATGCTTCTTTGTTCACTTTGTAAACTGCGCCGAGTCCATGCGGGTCACAAGATCGCACCCATCACCCAAGCCTACCAGAGTCTCAAG GACAAGATCACCAAGGAGCTGAACTACATTCTGTCCAATCAAGACATGGTGTTGACTCAGATCACTCAGTTGGAGAGTGCTGTCACTCAAACTGAG GTGAACAGCGTATCAGCCAAAGAGCAGCTCTCTCACTGCGTGAAGGAGATAATGGCGCTGCTAACTGAGAGACAGACAATGCTGGCTCAAGCTCTGGAAAGCTCGCGGCAGAGAAGGGCAGAGGCCTTAGCCAATCAGGTGGCTGAAAAACGCAGCCTGCTGGAGCACGCCGGCTTGATGGCTTTCACTCAAGAGCTGCTCAAAGAAAATGACCCATCGAGTTTTGTGCATGCAGCCAGATTAACACACAACAG attGGCCCAGTCTATTGAATCTATGCAgcgtttctctctctctgccgaTCCCTCATTCCGTCACTTCCAGCTTGATGTTTCCAGAGAGCTCAAACTCCTCACAGACCTGAACTTCATTCAGG CCCCTCTCGCTCCTGTGATCGACACCCAGCGAACCCTTGCCTACGACCAGCTCTTCCTCTGTTGGCGGTTGCCTCAAGACTCCACTCCTGCCTGGCATTTTTCTGTGGAATTCCGACGGCGTGGGGTGGTTCCAGGGGGCGGGGCAAGAGGAGGGATTCACGGGGCATTGGCTGCCGCTCGCTGGGGCTGGCAGAGATTGGAGGAGGTGACCGGGACCTGCGCGGTGATTGACAGGCTAGAGATGGACAGTGTGTATGTGCTGAGGGTGAGAGGCTGCAATAAGGCCGGCTTCGGAGAATACAGTGAGGAAGTATATTTACACACACCACCAGCTCCAG CTTTATTGACAACAGCTCTATACTGCCACCTTCcctgttttctttttatagCCCTCAAAACTCTTTCTGTTATTGTATCTTTATTCTTGTTTATATTTCCCtcatctttttattatttaagcCATTTATTCTTTAATTCACCAGTATGTttattttccacacagaacccTCGATGTAGTGAAATATTTTGA
- the s100a10a gene encoding protein S100-A10a, translated as MPSELETAMESLIMVFHRYAGKEGRSGTLTRRELRTLMENELSGFLKSQKDPTTIDRIMKDLDANGDGEVNFEEFVSLVVGLSIACEACYRAQLKNTQTWNL; from the exons ATGCCTTCCGAACTAGAGACTGCCATGGAGTCCCTCATCATGGTTTTCCACCGGTACGCTGGAAAAGAGGGCAGGAGCGGCACCCTGACCCGCCGTGAACTCCGAACCCTGATGGAGAATGAGCTCTCTGGGTTTCTCAAG TCTCAGAAGGATCCCACCACCATAGACAGAATTATGAAGGACTTGGATGCCAATGGGGATGGAGAAGTGAACTTTGAGGAGTTTGTGTCTTTGGTCGTGGGTTTGTCCATCGCCTGTGAGGCTTGCTACAGGGCGCAGTTAAAGAACACACAAACCTGGAACCTATGA